One genomic window of Thermithiobacillus plumbiphilus includes the following:
- a CDS encoding Nramp family divalent metal transporter produces MALSGSTVQTPLSLDQVHRSVDVHLQPSRWRRFMAYSGPALLISIGYMDPGNWATDLEGGAKFGYQLLWVLVMANWMAILLQSLSARLGIVTGQDLAQACREGFPRPVALGLWALAEIAIIAMDLAEVLGTAIALNLLFKIPLLWGVLITGLDVLLFLALQRYGIRRLEAFILTLVATIWACFLIELFLIRPDWGNVATGLIPRIDASSLYVAIAILGATVMPHNLYLHSSLVQTRRLGDTPQAKRQAIRYNLLDTTISLNLALLVNASILIVAAAVFFTRGIEVTEIAQAQQLLAPLLGTTLASIAFGLALLCAGQSSTITGTLAGQIVMEGMLRVRLSPVLRRLMTRGLAILPAVAVIWTFGEQASLQLLILSQVILSLQLPFAIVPLIRFTSDPQRMGQFVSGPWLKSAAWAVALVVTGLNLWLVLRTAGEWTLRLGADWIWWAMLAPASMAVLLLGWISFMPLGQMVQARLRLKGS; encoded by the coding sequence ATGGCACTGAGTGGCTCGACGGTACAGACGCCCCTGTCCCTGGATCAGGTGCATCGCAGCGTGGATGTGCATCTCCAGCCCTCGCGCTGGCGGCGCTTCATGGCCTACAGTGGGCCGGCCTTGTTGATCTCGATCGGATACATGGATCCCGGCAACTGGGCCACCGATCTGGAAGGTGGCGCGAAATTCGGCTATCAGCTGCTCTGGGTGTTGGTGATGGCGAACTGGATGGCCATCCTGCTGCAGAGCCTGTCGGCGCGCCTGGGCATCGTGACCGGACAGGATCTGGCCCAGGCCTGTCGCGAGGGCTTTCCGAGGCCGGTGGCGCTCGGGCTCTGGGCGCTGGCGGAAATCGCCATCATTGCCATGGATCTGGCGGAGGTGCTGGGCACGGCGATTGCGCTGAACCTGCTGTTCAAGATTCCGCTGCTCTGGGGGGTACTGATCACCGGCCTGGATGTCCTGCTTTTCCTGGCTTTGCAACGATATGGCATCCGCCGGCTCGAGGCCTTCATCCTGACACTCGTGGCGACCATCTGGGCCTGCTTTCTGATCGAGCTGTTTCTGATCCGCCCGGACTGGGGCAATGTGGCGACCGGCCTGATCCCGCGCATCGACGCTTCCAGCCTCTACGTCGCCATTGCCATTCTCGGTGCCACCGTGATGCCGCACAATCTCTACCTGCATTCTTCCCTGGTGCAGACACGCCGGCTGGGTGACACACCGCAGGCCAAGCGTCAGGCGATCCGCTACAATCTGCTGGATACCACGATCTCGCTCAACCTGGCCCTGCTGGTGAACGCATCCATCCTGATCGTCGCCGCCGCGGTGTTTTTCACCCGGGGAATCGAGGTCACGGAAATCGCTCAGGCCCAGCAACTGCTGGCGCCCTTGCTGGGTACGACGCTTGCTTCCATTGCCTTTGGTCTGGCCCTGCTGTGCGCGGGGCAGAGTTCGACCATTACCGGCACCCTGGCCGGCCAGATCGTGATGGAGGGCATGCTGCGGGTGCGTCTGTCACCGGTACTGCGCCGGCTGATGACCCGGGGACTTGCGATCCTGCCGGCGGTTGCTGTCATCTGGACCTTTGGCGAGCAGGCCAGCCTGCAACTGCTGATCCTCAGTCAGGTGATCCTCAGCCTGCAGTTGCCTTTCGCCATCGTGCCGCTGATCCGTTTCACCAGCGATCCGCAGCGCATGGGACAGTTCGTCAGTGGCCCATGGCTCAAGAGCGCAGCCTGGGCGGTGGCACTCGTCGTGACCGGGCTGAACCTCTGGTTGGTGCTGCGCACGGCAGGAGAATGGACGCTGAGGCTTGGCGCGGACTGGATCTGGTGGGCAATGCTGGCACCGGCGAGCATGGCCGTCCTGCTCCTGGGTTGGATCAGTTTCATGCCATTGGGTCAGATGGTGCAGGCGCGTCTGCGCCTGAAAGGCAGCTGA
- a CDS encoding Smr/MutS family protein: protein MNRRVSGDKPNTRHPGKDRRQARRAESLRPDERAEFREAMKDVRPLEVPETAPVQKELPAPIPRQSMQDEQDVLFSLLTHAYDFDELETGEELLYLRPGLQQSLLRKLRRGHFALQASLDLHGLTVPEAKEAIGIFLAQALQRDLRCVRIIHGKGLSSPNREPVLKGKVRGWLMQREEILAFAQARPMEGGGGAVVVLLGRPK from the coding sequence ATGAATCGGCGGGTATCCGGCGACAAGCCCAATACCCGCCACCCTGGAAAGGACCGGCGCCAGGCTAGACGGGCCGAGTCGCTGCGGCCCGACGAGCGGGCCGAGTTTCGCGAGGCCATGAAGGATGTGCGTCCGCTCGAGGTCCCTGAAACGGCGCCGGTACAAAAGGAACTCCCCGCCCCCATTCCCCGCCAGAGCATGCAGGACGAACAGGACGTGCTGTTCAGCCTGCTGACCCACGCCTATGATTTCGATGAACTGGAAACCGGCGAGGAACTGCTCTATCTGCGTCCGGGCCTGCAGCAGTCGCTGTTGCGCAAGCTGCGGCGCGGGCACTTCGCCCTGCAGGCAAGCCTGGATCTGCATGGTTTGACCGTGCCCGAGGCCAAGGAGGCCATCGGCATTTTTCTCGCCCAGGCCCTGCAGCGCGACCTGCGTTGCGTGCGCATCATTCACGGCAAGGGCCTGAGCTCTCCCAACCGGGAACCCGTGCTCAAGGGCAAGGTTCGCGGCTGGCTCATGCAGCGCGAGGAGATCCTCGCCTTCGCCCAGGCCAGGCCCATGGAGGGCGGCGGCGGAGCGGTGGTGGTGCTGCTCGGGCGTCCGAAATGA
- the trxB gene encoding thioredoxin-disulfide reductase has product MSEKHSRLLILGSGPAGYTAAIYAARANLNPVLIQGIQPGGQLMTTTDVDNWPGEPEGIQGPDFMEKLERQARRFDTEIVFDHISQADLQQRPFRLTGDNGVYTCDALIIATGASAKWLGIPSEEKFAGKGVSACATCDGFFYRNQEVAVIGGGNTAVEEALYLSNIAKKVTVVHRRDSFRSEKILQQKLFEKENIEVLWNHAIDEILGDQSGVTGLRVKHTESGETREIALQGVFIAIGHKPNTDLFQGQLDMDARGYLKTRGGNEGFATATNIPGVFAAGDVQDHIYRQAVTSAGSGCMAALDADRYLETLD; this is encoded by the coding sequence ATGAGTGAAAAACATTCCCGCCTGTTGATCCTTGGCAGTGGTCCTGCGGGCTATACCGCCGCAATCTATGCCGCCCGCGCCAATCTCAATCCGGTGCTGATCCAGGGCATCCAGCCCGGTGGACAACTCATGACCACCACCGATGTCGACAACTGGCCCGGCGAGCCCGAAGGCATCCAGGGACCGGACTTCATGGAAAAGCTGGAGCGCCAGGCCCGGCGTTTCGATACCGAGATCGTCTTCGACCACATCAGCCAGGCCGATCTGCAGCAGCGCCCTTTCCGCCTGACCGGCGACAACGGTGTCTACACCTGCGACGCCCTGATCATTGCCACCGGCGCCTCGGCCAAGTGGCTGGGCATCCCGAGTGAGGAAAAGTTTGCCGGCAAGGGCGTTTCGGCCTGCGCCACCTGTGATGGCTTCTTTTACCGCAACCAGGAAGTCGCGGTCATCGGCGGCGGCAACACCGCCGTGGAAGAAGCCCTGTATCTCTCCAATATCGCCAAAAAAGTCACGGTGGTGCATCGGCGCGACAGCTTCCGCAGCGAGAAAATCCTGCAGCAGAAGCTGTTTGAAAAGGAAAACATCGAGGTGCTCTGGAATCACGCCATCGACGAGATCCTCGGCGATCAGTCGGGCGTCACCGGCCTGCGGGTCAAGCACACGGAAAGCGGCGAAACCCGCGAAATCGCGCTACAGGGCGTGTTCATCGCCATTGGCCACAAGCCCAATACCGATCTCTTTCAGGGCCAGCTCGACATGGATGCGCGTGGTTACCTCAAGACCCGGGGCGGCAATGAAGGCTTTGCCACTGCCACCAACATCCCCGGCGTTTTCGCCGCAGGTGACGTGCAGGATCATATCTATCGCCAGGCAGTGACCTCCGCCGGTAGTGGCTGCATGGCGGCACTGGATGCCGACCGCTACCTCGAAACCCTGGACTAG
- a CDS encoding DNA translocase FtsK: MKKSVVASNSRPASGAAARSSGRKGFAREPLVFLLAALSVYMSLALLSYHHDDPSWSHSGPGTVQNLGGVVGAHFADIGMQLFGLFAYMLPLGVALGAIMFYREGTNAGYEAHFARRMLGFVFIASAGGALLHYFWPVDWWMLPATGAGGLWGSLLGDVSARYLHQIGASVFFLALLIAGISLALNRSLPQLLEHARQTLAARPRVPRDTSPSPLARFKAVPPLGRLRGLFSGLKLPSREKAEEPFVKTAAAPRAPRPEPAMLASAPFEEHLEAEIIPAAVAAPPTVRPAPPPRSHAAPRQETFSELGLPSLAMLDEAEGPGEMESDAVLAQRSRFLEEKLADFGVSVRVVAVHPGPVITRFEIEPGPGVKVSQVSNLSKDLARSLSAISVRVVETIPGKSVMGIEIPNAKRSIVRLREVFDSAAFDRSESMVTLALGKDINGIPVAADLARMPHLLVAGTTGSGKSVAVNAMILSILYKARADQVRMIMVDPKMLELSVYEGIPHLLAPVVTDMKEAANALRWSVAEMERRYKLMASVGVRNLAGFNRKVNEAIAAGEPLYDSTTAIGVESAPPLEPLPVIVVLIDELADLMMVVGKQVEDLITRLAQKARAAGIHLIMATQRPSVDVITGLIKANVPTRVAFQVSSKIDSRTILDQGGAEQLLGHGDMLYLPPGTGHPVRVHGAFVSDEEIHRVVGFLRSQGQPEYIESILKSSDDEGSSEDGDEGGEQDPLYDSAVAIVTQSGKASTSMVQRKLRVGYNRAARMVEEMERAGIVGPLQSNGSREVYAPPPPID; encoded by the coding sequence ATGAAAAAATCTGTAGTTGCTTCAAATTCCCGCCCGGCTTCAGGGGCAGCGGCAAGGTCTTCGGGCCGGAAAGGCTTCGCCCGCGAACCGCTGGTCTTTCTGCTGGCGGCCCTGTCTGTGTACATGTCGCTGGCCTTGCTGAGCTATCACCACGATGATCCCTCCTGGTCGCATAGCGGTCCGGGTACGGTACAGAACCTGGGCGGCGTGGTGGGTGCCCACTTTGCCGACATCGGCATGCAGCTGTTTGGCCTGTTTGCCTACATGCTGCCGCTGGGGGTCGCACTGGGCGCGATCATGTTCTATCGGGAAGGCACCAATGCGGGCTATGAGGCCCACTTCGCAAGACGCATGCTGGGATTCGTTTTCATCGCATCCGCAGGCGGCGCGCTGCTGCATTATTTCTGGCCGGTGGACTGGTGGATGTTGCCCGCCACCGGTGCCGGCGGGCTCTGGGGTAGCCTGCTGGGAGATGTATCAGCGCGTTATCTGCATCAGATCGGTGCCAGCGTATTCTTTCTCGCCCTGCTGATCGCTGGGATTTCCCTGGCACTGAATCGATCCCTGCCACAACTGCTTGAGCATGCGCGTCAAACTCTGGCCGCCCGCCCGCGTGTGCCGCGTGATACCTCCCCCAGTCCCTTGGCGCGCTTCAAGGCTGTCCCCCCGCTTGGTCGTTTGCGGGGCCTGTTTTCCGGCCTGAAGCTGCCCTCGCGTGAAAAAGCCGAGGAACCTTTCGTAAAGACCGCCGCCGCGCCGCGTGCGCCCAGGCCAGAGCCCGCCATGCTGGCATCCGCGCCCTTCGAGGAGCATCTGGAGGCGGAGATCATCCCGGCTGCCGTTGCCGCGCCACCCACCGTAAGACCGGCTCCGCCGCCCAGGTCCCATGCGGCTCCAAGGCAGGAGACCTTCTCCGAACTGGGTCTGCCCTCGCTGGCCATGCTCGATGAGGCCGAGGGGCCAGGCGAGATGGAGTCAGACGCCGTGCTGGCGCAGCGCTCTCGTTTCCTTGAAGAAAAGCTGGCGGATTTCGGTGTTTCCGTGCGCGTGGTCGCCGTGCATCCGGGACCGGTCATTACCCGCTTTGAAATCGAGCCCGGCCCGGGCGTCAAGGTCAGCCAGGTCTCGAATCTGTCCAAGGATCTGGCGCGTTCCCTGTCGGCAATCAGCGTGCGCGTGGTCGAGACCATTCCCGGCAAGTCCGTCATGGGCATCGAGATCCCGAATGCCAAGCGCAGCATCGTGCGCCTGCGCGAGGTCTTCGACAGCGCCGCCTTCGATCGCTCGGAAAGCATGGTCACGCTCGCCCTTGGCAAGGACATCAACGGCATCCCGGTGGCGGCGGATCTGGCACGCATGCCGCATCTGCTGGTGGCCGGTACCACGGGTTCGGGCAAGTCGGTGGCGGTCAACGCCATGATCCTGAGCATCCTCTACAAGGCTCGTGCCGATCAGGTGCGCATGATCATGGTGGACCCGAAGATGCTGGAACTCTCGGTGTATGAGGGCATCCCGCATCTGCTCGCACCCGTGGTGACCGACATGAAGGAAGCCGCCAATGCCCTGCGCTGGTCGGTGGCGGAAATGGAGCGGCGCTACAAGCTGATGGCCAGTGTCGGAGTGCGCAACCTGGCCGGCTTCAACAGGAAGGTCAATGAGGCCATTGCCGCCGGCGAGCCGCTGTATGATTCAACCACTGCCATCGGCGTCGAGTCCGCCCCACCACTGGAACCGCTGCCTGTCATCGTGGTGCTGATCGATGAACTGGCTGACTTGATGATGGTGGTCGGCAAACAGGTGGAGGACCTCATCACCCGCCTGGCGCAGAAGGCCCGCGCCGCCGGCATTCACCTGATCATGGCCACCCAGCGGCCCTCGGTGGACGTGATCACGGGCCTGATCAAGGCCAACGTGCCGACCCGTGTTGCCTTCCAGGTGTCATCCAAAATCGACTCCCGCACGATATTGGATCAGGGCGGCGCGGAACAGTTGCTGGGGCATGGCGACATGCTCTACCTGCCGCCTGGCACCGGGCATCCCGTGCGCGTGCACGGCGCCTTTGTGAGTGATGAGGAAATCCACCGGGTGGTGGGCTTTTTGCGCAGCCAGGGTCAGCCGGAATACATCGAGAGCATTCTCAAGTCGTCGGACGACGAGGGCTCGAGCGAGGATGGCGATGAGGGCGGCGAGCAGGATCCGCTGTATGATTCCGCCGTCGCCATCGTCACCCAGTCCGGCAAGGCCAGCACCTCGATGGTGCAGCGCAAGCTGCGCGTCGGTTACAACCGCGCGGCACGCATGGTCGAGGAAATGGAGCGTGCCGGCATCGTCGGCCCCTTGCAGAGCAATGGCAGTCGCGAGGTCTATGCGCCGCCACCCCCAATTGATTGA
- the lolA gene encoding outer membrane lipoprotein chaperone LolA, which produces MNRLQSLFSAVLMGSAIGFSVPVSAQTPSQPGKAVQASQQGEVLMKRFFTQVKTLQADFRQEVANEKGRIIQRAEGQVAIARPGKFRWVYASPEPQEIVADGEQLWVYDKDLAQVTIRPLAASLGNTPAALIAGKNALPSDFRIRDLGQRNGLYWVELLPRQAEHGFRRIVMGLANDAMLLHSLELRDDFGQTTRLNFYNGQVNKPVSTSQFAFVTPKGVDVLRQ; this is translated from the coding sequence ATGAATCGTCTGCAGTCGCTGTTTTCCGCGGTCCTGATGGGCAGTGCCATCGGTTTTTCTGTTCCCGTCAGCGCGCAGACGCCTTCGCAGCCCGGCAAGGCGGTGCAGGCCAGCCAGCAGGGCGAAGTGCTGATGAAACGGTTTTTCACGCAGGTGAAAACGCTGCAGGCCGACTTCCGCCAGGAAGTGGCAAACGAAAAAGGGCGGATCATCCAGCGTGCCGAAGGGCAGGTGGCCATTGCGAGGCCCGGCAAGTTCCGCTGGGTCTATGCCAGCCCCGAGCCCCAGGAGATTGTCGCGGATGGCGAGCAGCTCTGGGTCTATGACAAGGACCTCGCACAGGTTACCATTCGCCCACTGGCTGCGTCCCTGGGCAACACCCCGGCGGCCTTGATTGCTGGAAAGAATGCCCTGCCCAGCGACTTTCGCATCCGCGATCTTGGTCAGCGAAACGGGCTTTACTGGGTGGAACTGCTGCCGAGACAGGCTGAGCATGGATTTCGGCGCATCGTGATGGGTCTTGCGAATGATGCTATGCTTCTGCACAGCCTGGAACTGCGTGACGATTTCGGCCAGACCACGCGCCTGAATTTTTACAATGGCCAGGTCAACAAGCCGGTCAGCACCAGCCAGTTCGCCTTTGTCACGCCCAAAGGCGTGGACGTACTGAGACAATAA
- a CDS encoding OmpP1/FadL family transporter, with protein MRHPSIPLLFASSLAVLAGPAAASGFRIPEMSVAGLGQANAVVADDEAVGNFGYNNAGMAFHPGLRASAEAMAVSPSISVTNPAGSYDSVQSIDYVPALYATYRLQDRPLAIGLGINAPFGLSTEWPQGAFPEAGNGAPTLSEIRMVNVNPAVAYLVRPNLSLSLGLNYYNVLSAKLNTVGADVDGSGSGFGGTLALLYTTERMNVGLQYRSRVKTDLDGDFTLSGGTAQAASTQITFPDVVQAGVMYRISPQWSAEFDLDWTRWSSFDQLRIEGDGGTLASETSNWKDSLAYRLGTSYRLNDALIMRAGYSYDPSAQPDEYFSPRIPDAGRHMVALGAGLNSGAWDLNLGLNYVLGQERSIENPPPTSTDLNGTSVFNGTYKNSALLYGVSLSRRF; from the coding sequence ATGCGCCACCCGTCCATCCCCCTGCTGTTTGCCAGCAGTCTTGCCGTACTTGCCGGCCCCGCGGCCGCTTCCGGTTTCCGCATCCCCGAGATGTCGGTTGCCGGCCTGGGTCAGGCCAATGCCGTGGTTGCTGATGACGAAGCCGTAGGCAACTTTGGCTACAACAATGCTGGCATGGCCTTTCATCCGGGCCTGCGTGCCAGTGCCGAGGCGATGGCCGTCTCACCGAGCATCAGTGTCACGAATCCCGCCGGAAGCTACGACAGTGTGCAGTCTATCGATTATGTGCCGGCCTTGTATGCCACTTACCGCCTGCAGGACCGCCCTCTGGCGATTGGCCTTGGTATTAATGCGCCCTTTGGCCTGTCCACCGAGTGGCCCCAGGGCGCCTTTCCTGAAGCAGGCAATGGCGCGCCGACCTTGAGCGAAATCAGGATGGTGAACGTCAACCCGGCGGTCGCCTACCTGGTCCGGCCCAATCTCAGCCTGTCCCTGGGCTTGAACTATTATAATGTCCTTTCGGCCAAGCTGAACACCGTTGGCGCCGATGTCGATGGTTCGGGCAGTGGTTTTGGTGGCACGCTGGCCCTCCTGTACACCACCGAACGCATGAATGTTGGGCTGCAATACCGCTCGCGCGTGAAGACCGACCTCGATGGCGACTTCACGCTCTCGGGCGGCACTGCCCAGGCCGCCAGCACCCAAATCACCTTTCCTGACGTGGTTCAGGCAGGCGTCATGTACCGGATCAGCCCGCAGTGGTCAGCAGAATTCGATCTGGACTGGACGCGCTGGTCGAGCTTCGACCAACTGCGTATCGAGGGGGATGGCGGGACTCTGGCCTCGGAAACCAGCAACTGGAAGGATTCCCTGGCCTACCGTCTGGGTACGTCCTATCGCCTGAATGACGCCCTGATCATGCGCGCGGGTTACAGCTATGATCCTAGCGCTCAGCCGGATGAATACTTCAGTCCACGTATTCCGGATGCCGGTCGGCACATGGTGGCACTGGGGGCCGGGCTGAATTCCGGGGCCTGGGACCTGAACCTTGGCTTGAATTACGTGCTTGGGCAGGAACGCAGCATCGAGAATCCGCCGCCGACCAGCACGGATCTCAACGGCACTTCAGTCTTCAATGGCACCTACAAGAACAGTGCCCTGCTCTATGGCGTAAGCCTGTCGCGCCGTTTCTAG
- a CDS encoding replication-associated recombination protein A: MADLFETTAQDQPLAARMRPRTLDEYVGQAHLVGPQGPLRRAMAAGRLHSMILWGPPGTGKTTLAGLLAAQSDMHFVALSAVFAGVKEVRSAMEEARVRRAQGGRTLLFVDEVHRFNKGQQDAFLPYVEDGTVTFVGATTENPSFELNNALLSRARVYVLKSLGPEDLRALLDRALADPERGLGDQKIEFPEPLRDLLVQAADGDARRLLNLLDIIVQMASTDPQGTARVDETALQAALGSSLRRFDKGGEAFYDQISALHKSVRGSDPDAALYWLARMLDGGVDPLYLGRRLVRMASEDIGNADPRALEIALAAKDVFDYLGSPEGELALAQAAVYLATAPKSNAVYTAWKAARADAGQHGSLEVPVHLRNAPTKLMRELGYGKEYRYDHDHPHAVAPGQDYFPPELGARHYYQPVERGYEQRIGERMIWARRIREGEPK; encoded by the coding sequence ATGGCGGATCTTTTCGAGACCACAGCACAAGACCAGCCACTGGCCGCGCGCATGCGGCCACGCACGCTGGATGAGTACGTCGGCCAGGCGCATCTGGTAGGCCCTCAGGGCCCGCTGCGGCGGGCAATGGCGGCTGGCCGGCTGCATTCCATGATCCTCTGGGGGCCGCCGGGTACCGGCAAGACCACACTCGCCGGTCTCCTGGCCGCCCAGAGTGACATGCATTTCGTGGCGCTTTCGGCCGTTTTCGCGGGCGTGAAGGAGGTGCGCTCGGCGATGGAGGAGGCGCGGGTCCGACGCGCCCAGGGCGGGCGTACCCTGCTTTTTGTCGATGAGGTGCATCGCTTCAACAAGGGCCAGCAGGATGCCTTTCTGCCCTATGTCGAGGACGGCACCGTCACCTTCGTGGGCGCGACCACCGAGAATCCCAGTTTCGAACTCAATAATGCACTGCTGTCGCGGGCGCGGGTCTATGTCCTCAAATCCCTGGGTCCGGAGGACCTGCGCGCCCTGCTGGACCGTGCCCTGGCGGATCCCGAGCGGGGCCTGGGCGACCAGAAGATCGAATTTCCCGAGCCCCTGCGCGATTTGCTGGTGCAGGCGGCGGACGGCGACGCCCGCCGGCTGTTGAACCTGCTCGACATCATCGTGCAGATGGCCAGTACCGATCCACAGGGCACCGCAAGGGTCGATGAAACCGCGCTGCAGGCCGCCCTCGGCAGTTCCCTGCGGCGTTTCGACAAGGGCGGCGAGGCCTTTTACGACCAGATCTCGGCCCTGCACAAGTCGGTCCGTGGCTCCGACCCGGATGCCGCGCTCTACTGGCTGGCGCGCATGCTCGATGGCGGGGTCGACCCGCTGTACCTTGGCAGACGGCTGGTGCGCATGGCCTCCGAAGACATCGGCAATGCCGATCCCCGCGCCCTGGAAATCGCGCTCGCCGCCAAGGATGTCTTTGACTATCTCGGCTCGCCGGAGGGCGAGCTGGCCCTGGCCCAGGCGGCGGTCTATCTGGCCACCGCGCCGAAAAGCAATGCCGTATATACCGCCTGGAAGGCGGCGCGGGCCGACGCCGGGCAGCACGGCAGTCTGGAGGTGCCGGTGCATCTGCGTAATGCCCCGACCAAGCTCATGCGCGAGCTTGGCTATGGCAAGGAATACCGCTACGATCACGATCATCCTCATGCTGTGGCGCCGGGCCAGGACTATTTTCCGCCGGAGCTGGGAGCAAGGCATTATTACCAGCCGGTCGAACGCGGCTACGAGCAGCGCATCGGCGAGCGCATGATCTGGGCGCGGCGCATTCGTGAGGGTGAACCAAAGTGA
- the crcB gene encoding fluoride efflux transporter CrcB: MPAVLAVAAGGALGSVLRYGTTMLLQGWLGRFFPYATLFINVSGSFLMGFLFVLTLDRVSIDPALRAGILTGVLGGYTTFSTFSMESLTLLEEGAWLRAGLYLGLSLVLGLSAAWAGATLARQF; encoded by the coding sequence ATGCCCGCAGTGCTGGCGGTCGCTGCCGGCGGCGCCCTGGGCAGCGTGCTGCGCTATGGCACGACAATGTTGTTACAGGGCTGGCTGGGGCGTTTCTTCCCTTACGCCACCCTGTTCATCAATGTCTCGGGTTCCTTTCTGATGGGATTTCTCTTCGTGCTCACGCTCGATCGCGTCAGCATCGATCCCGCCTTGCGCGCCGGCATCCTGACCGGCGTGCTCGGCGGCTACACCACCTTTTCCACCTTCTCCATGGAAAGCCTCACGCTTCTGGAGGAGGGCGCCTGGCTGCGCGCTGGTTTATACTTGGGCCTGAGCCTGGTGCTGGGTTTGAGCGCGGCCTGGGCCGGCGCCACCCTGGCGCGGCAGTTCTAG
- a CDS encoding DUF190 domain-containing protein, with protein MDKPVRFVRIYFSETDRGPRGTLKEYLFEHLRRTHQVHGVTVFRGIAGFGQSGESHASDLLRLSADLPLVLEFFDAPERVEAALQDIRPLIKPGHMVSWDAFCNC; from the coding sequence ATGGACAAGCCAGTCCGCTTCGTGCGTATCTACTTCAGCGAAACCGACCGGGGGCCGCGGGGCACGCTCAAGGAATACCTGTTCGAGCACCTGCGCCGCACCCATCAGGTCCATGGTGTGACCGTGTTCCGGGGCATCGCCGGCTTTGGCCAGAGTGGCGAGTCGCATGCCAGTGATCTTTTGCGCCTGAGCGCCGATCTGCCGCTGGTGCTGGAGTTTTTCGATGCGCCCGAGCGGGTCGAGGCCGCCCTGCAGGATATCCGCCCATTGATCAAGCCCGGCCACATGGTGAGCTGGGATGCCTTCTGCAACTGTTAA
- the serS gene encoding serine--tRNA ligase, with the protein MLDPQTLRSNLSWTTEQLARRGFRLDASAVEALDQQRKSLQMDLEALQARRNSVSKAVGQAKARGEDTAPILAEVAGLGETIKEKQAALEAVQADWDQILMGTPNLPHESVPEGKSEEDNVEIRRWGEPARLDFAPKDHVEIGEGLGILDFAAGAKLAGARFTVLRGLGARLERALTQFMLDLHSSAHGYTEIAPPYMVNADSLRGTGQLPKFEEDLFALRDDPYYLIPTAEVPVTNLVRGEILSADQLPLRYVAYTPCFRREAGAYGKDVRGMIRQHQFDKVELVQVVQPEQSYAALEELLGHAETVLQRLGLPYRVVVLCTGDMGFSAAKTYDIEVWLPSQGKYREISSISNFEAFQARRMQARFRGPDGKPQLVHTLNGSGLAVGRTLVALLENFQEADGSVRIPQALQPYLGGLEILR; encoded by the coding sequence GTGCTAGACCCGCAGACCTTACGCAGCAATCTGTCCTGGACCACTGAGCAGCTCGCCCGCCGGGGCTTCAGGCTGGATGCCAGTGCCGTTGAAGCACTCGACCAGCAACGCAAGTCCTTGCAGATGGATCTCGAGGCCCTGCAGGCCAGGCGCAACAGCGTCTCCAAGGCCGTGGGGCAGGCTAAGGCGCGTGGCGAGGACACGGCGCCGATCCTGGCGGAAGTGGCGGGCCTGGGCGAGACCATCAAGGAAAAGCAGGCAGCGCTCGAAGCCGTGCAGGCCGACTGGGACCAGATTCTCATGGGAACGCCCAACCTGCCGCACGAATCCGTGCCCGAGGGCAAAAGCGAGGAGGATAACGTCGAGATCCGCCGCTGGGGCGAGCCTGCCCGGCTGGATTTCGCGCCCAAGGATCACGTGGAGATCGGCGAGGGGCTCGGGATTCTGGATTTCGCTGCGGGCGCCAAGCTCGCTGGCGCGCGCTTTACCGTGTTGCGCGGCCTGGGAGCGCGGCTGGAGCGGGCGCTGACGCAGTTCATGCTGGATCTGCACAGCAGCGCGCACGGCTACACCGAGATCGCGCCGCCCTATATGGTCAACGCCGACAGCCTGCGTGGCACCGGGCAACTGCCCAAGTTCGAGGAAGATCTCTTCGCCCTGCGCGATGATCCCTATTACCTGATTCCCACCGCCGAGGTGCCGGTCACCAATCTGGTGCGCGGCGAGATCCTGTCGGCAGACCAATTACCGCTGCGCTACGTGGCCTATACGCCCTGCTTCCGGCGCGAGGCCGGGGCCTATGGCAAGGACGTGCGCGGCATGATCCGTCAGCATCAGTTTGACAAGGTGGAACTGGTGCAGGTGGTGCAGCCCGAGCAGTCCTATGCCGCGCTCGAAGAACTGCTTGGGCACGCCGAAACCGTGTTGCAGCGACTCGGGTTGCCTTACCGGGTCGTGGTGCTGTGCACCGGCGACATGGGCTTTTCCGCGGCCAAGACCTACGACATCGAGGTCTGGCTGCCGAGCCAGGGCAAGTACCGCGAGATCAGCAGCATCTCGAACTTCGAGGCCTTCCAGGCGCGGCGCATGCAGGCGCGCTTTCGCGGACCGGACGGCAAGCCGCAACTGGTGCATACCCTCAATGGTTCGGGCCTGGCCGTGGGCCGTACCCTGGTGGCCTTGCTGGAGAATTTCCAGGAAGCCGACGGCAGCGTGCGCATTCCCCAAGCCCTGCAGCCCTATCTGGGTGGCCTGGAGATCCTCCGGTGA